Genomic segment of Nitrosopumilaceae archaeon AB1(1):
CCATAATTTGATGATGCTTTTGCATGCATAGGCTGAAATGCAGAGTCGATACGTAACCAACTAGAGGTTTTACATCTAGCCCCCTTTACTCTACCTGCACTTGACTCTCCCATCTTCCATGGCCAACAAGTGATGGATACATCTACACTGTTAGATAATGGTGTAAGACCCATATGACCATAACCATAATATGCTAATGGACGTATGTAGCACTCTTTAAATTTGGTAGAGCGCACAGTAGACAATATTCCATTAGTGATTCGTTTTTTTGTAAAACGTATCTTCATAGAATATAATTTTGCAGATGTGAAGAACCTATCTACATGTTCGGGCATTCGAAATATTGCCGGACCGTGTTTAGTATTATAGCATCGAAGTCCTTCAAATACGGCAGTAGAATAGTGTAAAGCATGAGTCAATACATGAACTTTGGCATCCTTGAAAGGAACTAGTTTACCATTCATCCATATTTTACCAATTTCTTTCATAATGATATCACACAATAATGCTAATTTAAATAAATCTAGTTTAGAATAATGATTCATTATAGGACTAAGGTACAGAGGTAGATTTGCCGAATACCTTACAAGGAGATATTATTTCGTTCCTTGTGTACTACTCGTATTGCTTTCTCTATATCATCATCAGTATCATTAAAAATTATTATTATACGAGATGTCTCTTCTTANGCATCCATGTTTAGAATATTCAGTCCAGCATTGCCAATTTGTGTAGTGATTCGAGATACAATCTGTTTTATTTTAGACATATCATCACCCACAAGTGTAAGCACAGCTCTATTAAATGTCAAGGATACAGATGAGTCAAAGTTGATAAAATAGTCTTTGTGTAATTTTACATAATCTGCATCCAAGAATAAAATTCTTGCAAATGTATCTACATCATTAGTAAATGGTGAAAGTATAATAAATTCACTATATTGTTTCTCTTGAGTTAATGATTGTATCAATTTGTAAGACAAATCATGACTTATGCGTAAGATTACACAATTATGTTTGGCAGCAATGACTTTTAATGGGTTATCAGCAGGAATTGATTTTTGTTGTATATGGGTAATACGTGTTGGATTATTCATGTCAGTAATTGTAATTGGTAATGAAGACTTGGAGGTTAGAATTTCTTTGATTGCTATTGGATTTAAGATTTTCATTCCAAACATGGATGCAATTCGTGCCTCATTATACGACATGTTGGAGATTATACTTAGATTATCACTTACTATGTGTGGATCCGTAGACAGTACAGGATTATCTTTTTCAAAATTCAATCGTGTATCAAATTTGTCTTCAAGCATGAGTGCAAGAATGGTTGCTGTTCGATCAGAGCCTCCTCTCTCAAAGGTTGTAATGGTACCATCAAGAGACTTGCCAATGAATCCACCCATGGTCAAGACATCATGAGTAATCAAATGATTCTGCAGAATGCTAGCCTGTTTGAATGACTCGGTGCGGAGTAAATTCGTATATTCAGTATTATAATCTGTAATGATTGGCCAATCTTCAAGCGATATTGCAGTAGACGATACATTATTTGCACACAAGATCTCATTCATTAGATTCCCAATTAGTAATTCACCTGAATATGCAAGTGCTTGAGATTTGAGTTTACCATGAAATTCTTGTTTTGTTTTGATTTGTGAAAATGTATCTTGTGTTTTTGCCATGTATGATTTTAGTATATCATCACATGCATCATGACGACTATTAGAATATGATAAAATTTTTTCATATATTGACCAAATTGGATTTAGATCAAAGTTAGTACCTGTAGCAGTATCATTCCCCATATCTAAAATTACGTCTGTGATGGATTTCTTTGTACCATTATGTATCATCAGAGGTGCAGAGAAGACAGAGATTACTTTCGAAGTAGAAGTGAAATTTTGTATACGATTGACAATTTTTGGTATAAATTTCCCCTCTATTCCCAAAGTACTCCCACCAAATTTTGCTACTATTAATGATTCCATATTTTATTACGATACAATTCAATTAAAAATGATTGTGTGTTATTCAACTCAAGGTTTAAATGGATTTTGACAAAAAATTGTTTGGGCTCATAGTCCAGATCGGTTATGACGTCGCCCTTACACGGCGAAGATCCGGGGTTCAAATCCCCGTGGGCCCATTAGATTCATAGAGTTAATGACATCACAATAGATGTTGAATTATCTAAATGGGTTTTATAGTATTAAACTACACACTAAAATAAACATGTATCAAGGTTCAAAATCTTCATTGGTTGTAAAATTGTAAATAGCGAATTCTCGTTCTTTTTTATTATATTAAACCTGATTCATACATGAAATTTATGATGAGATTATTTACTAATTTTCTCTTTTAACATAACTATCTGTAGAATATAATAACTCGTAATTAATGAATTTAAAAATTCAAATTTTTACATTATAGAACATTTTGCAAATAGTTTTTAATCATGTATGATATAAGAAATTGTTCACTAGTTTAACATTTCACGGAGGCATACATGAAATTGGAGGAAATAAATTCCTAGTAGAAGACAAGGGAACAAGAATTTTCCTAGATTTTGGTATGCAGATGGGTAAAGTGAATCAATATTTCGCAGAATTTACTCAACCAAGAATATTATCAGGTATGGGAGATTTGTTTGAGTTTGATTTATTACCAAAAATCAAAGGAATCTATAGAAAAGATTATTCAAAACATATGGAATACGGCAATCATGATCAAGAGACAAGTATTGATGGAGTATTATTAACACATGCTCATGTAGATTATTGTGCGTATATTCATCACCTAAGACCAGATATTCCAATTTACTGTACAGAAGCTAGTAAATCAATCATGCAAGGATTTCAAGATATGGGGGGTGGTGAGCAATATATCACATACAAGGAGAATTTCAAAATTTATGATAATACAAAGGGGGGAAAGAGTAGAGCGAATAATGATAAAAATAGAGAGGAGATTAAAAGAGACATTCGTATAATATCTGATTCCAAAAAATTTAAGATTGATTCCATAGAGGTTGAGCCCGTAGCAATTGATCATTCATTACCAGGAGTTTGTGGATTTATTATTCATACGTCATCTGGAACCATTGGATATACTGCAGATATAAGATTTCATGGTAGACGACCACAGGAGAGCCAAAATTTTGTAGACAAGTGTGGAAAAAATGATATAGATTATTTGTTGTGTGAGGGTACTCGAATAAACAACACTAAACCATCAATTACAGAATTCAAAGTAGAGACAGATGTACAAGAGATGATTAGTGATGCAGAACAACTTGTGATATGCACATATCCAATAAGAGATTTGGATAGATTTTTGTCATTTTATAATGCTGTCAAGAGTACAGATTGCCAAATGGTCATAAATACAAAACAGGCATATCTGTTAAAGTTGTTCAAGGAATCTTCAACAAATAGTAATCTTTTCCCATCGCCTACTGATTCTAACATCAAAGTATACGTTTCAAGAAAAAAATGGGGATTATTAACAAAGGATGCAGACTATTGGACAGAGGAAGTTCAATTAGCAGATTATAATAATTGGGAGAGATTATTTTTAGATTATCCAAATTACATAGATTACAAAGAAGTATCTGAGAATCAAAAAAAATATGTCTTTTATTGTTCTGATTTTGAGTTGAAAGAGTTGATTGACATTAAGCCAAAAGAGCACTCGAGGTATATTCGTTCATCAACAGAACCATTTAATGAGGAAATGGCATTGGATCATGAAAGAGTCAAGAGATGGTTGGTTCATTTTAAACTATTAACAAAAGGTAAAGATTGGAAAACAGAACATGTATCTGGACACGGCACTGCCGATCAGATAAAAAAAATAATTGATGGGGCCAATTCTAAAAAAATAATTCCCATACATACAGAAAATGAATCTATGTTTGATTCATTACATAATAATGTACAAAAAGTAAAAATACATGAAACTATACAGATGTAATTTAAATATTGATTAAATAGAATTTGATGTTTTCGTATCTTGTGGGAGTTTTGCACAATTACATTTTTCAGCAGAATTAGACTTGGTGGTACAAGTATTCATCTTTCTAGAAATCCAGTATATTGAAAACAATAGAGCTCCAATGCTGATAAATTTAAACTCCAATCCCTGTAATGGTAAAGCAAGTAGTCCACCAACTGTTCCAAATACAACTGCAATTGGAGTCATACATGCAGGGCAACCGGGTGTATAAACTGCAAATATACCACTTAGAAAGGAACTACCAGTTCGTTTCATTCCTGCATTTGATTTAAGACGAAATATGGCTGCGCTCACATTAATTCCAGCTAGAATGGCGACCAAGCAAGATAAAACAAGCGATGTAATTATGTAAATCGGCATACTACCAAATACTAGATCAAGGTGTTGATTCAGTAAAGATAGTGACAAAAAGTAGTGTAAGAGTCCAAATCCCACACTGGAGATAGCAGCAATCATAGCATAACGAGGTTGAATTAGTAAGGTTTTGATAAATGATAGAGTATTCATCATACAAATGATACCAGACATCTATATTAGTTTATTATTATCTAGAGTTTTAGTTTTTCATTCTCTATGAATATTTTATGCCATATGATAAATGACAGTATATTAAACAACTTGTAACTATAAAATTTCTCACCAGATGCGTGTCTTTGCATTATATTATTCACTACAGTAGGATCAAAATATCCATTTTGTTTTATATTTTTCTCACATAATAAATTAGATGCAATTTCATTAATACCTTTTTTGAAAAATGTGTTTATTGGCATTTTAAATGGGTTTTTCTTGCGTTTTGCAGCAGGTGTTTTTCTCTCCATAATTTTTCGAAGGGCATATTTTTCAGTGGTACCATGAATTTTCAGATTTGTTGGTAAACTAGTGGCAGCATTTATCATATTCATATCTAGGAATGGCACACGACCTTCTAATCCATGAGCCATAGTCATCTTGTCGGTAGTATGCAACAAGTCATCAACTAGAAAGGTCTTGGTATCAGAATATAACAAGAGATTCAAACCACTAGCCTTACTAGATACACGCTGAGATATGATATCTACACTATTGATATCAGGTGTAGATAAACAGAGTTTAGATTTCTCATCTTCATTAATAATCTCTTGTACCTTGAGTGATGCTACAAGTGGAGATTTTGATGTCAAACCATGAACAATAGCTTTGTTTGCTCGCTCCTTGCCAGGTAAGTGTCCAACTATTTTGGCAACATTTCGAAGTGGGGATGGAATGAATTGAACTTTTTGATTTACCATTCCTATTTT
This window contains:
- a CDS encoding branched-chain amino acid transaminase; its protein translation is MKEIGKIWMNGKLVPFKDAKVHVLTHALHYSTAVFEGLRCYNTKHGPAIFRMPEHVDRFFTSAKLYSMKIRFTKKRITNGILSTVRSTKFKECYIRPLAYYGYGHMGLTPLSNSVDVSITCWPWKMGESSAGRVKGARCKTSSWLRIDSAFQPMHAKASSNYGNAALARVEALNEGYDEAIMLNRYGKVVEGNAENIFIIKDGVIGTPPLNSGALEGITRDSVIQLIEENDGFVIETNIERDNLYSADEIFMTGTAAEVKSVTRVDKVIIGNGKIGKLTKLLQKSYMDVVCGRDDRFTSWLHKI
- a CDS encoding aspartate kinase encodes the protein MESLIVAKFGGSTLGIEGKFIPKIVNRIQNFTSTSKVISVFSAPLMIHNGTKKSITDVILDMGNDTATGTNFDLNPIWSIYEKILSYSNSRHDACDDILKSYMAKTQDTFSQIKTKQEFHGKLKSQALAYSGELLIGNLMNEILCANNVSSTAISLEDWPIITDYNTEYTNLLRTESFKQASILQNHLITHDVLTMGGFIGKSLDGTITTFERGGSDRTATILALMLEDKFDTRLNFEKDNPVLSTDPHIVSDNLSIISNMSYNEARIASMFGMKILNPIAIKEILTSKSSLPITITDMNNPTRITHIQQKSIPADNPLKVIAAKHNCVILRISHDLSYKLIQSLTQEKQYSEFIILSPFTNDVDTFARILFLDADYVKLHKDYFINFDSSVSLTFNRAVLTLVGDDMSKIKQIVSRITTQIGNAGLNILNMDA
- a CDS encoding MBL fold metallo-hydrolase, whose translation is MFTSLTFHGGIHEIGGNKFLVEDKGTRIFLDFGMQMGKVNQYFAEFTQPRILSGMGDLFEFDLLPKIKGIYRKDYSKHMEYGNHDQETSIDGVLLTHAHVDYCAYIHHLRPDIPIYCTEASKSIMQGFQDMGGGEQYITYKENFKIYDNTKGGKSRANNDKNREEIKRDIRIISDSKKFKIDSIEVEPVAIDHSLPGVCGFIIHTSSGTIGYTADIRFHGRRPQESQNFVDKCGKNDIDYLLCEGTRINNTKPSITEFKVETDVQEMISDAEQLVICTYPIRDLDRFLSFYNAVKSTDCQMVINTKQAYLLKLFKESSTNSNLFPSPTDSNIKVYVSRKKWGLLTKDADYWTEEVQLADYNNWERLFLDYPNYIDYKEVSENQKKYVFYCSDFELKELIDIKPKEHSRYIRSSTEPFNEEMALDHERVKRWLVHFKLLTKGKDWKTEHVSGHGTADQIKKIIDGANSKKIIPIHTENESMFDSLHNNVQKVKIHETIQM